One region of Kytococcus sedentarius DSM 20547 genomic DNA includes:
- a CDS encoding multicopper oxidase family protein — translation MTSSLTTRRTFLGASVGSLALAGLAACADPATSPQPSGRILPTDPLVAEYEKRRAASGTTVTHRLSAAPLETSLQGRGLTTWGYNDGLNGPLLRAQTGDLLKVSVANDLPEDTSVHWHGLALRNDADGVQGVTQDPIAAGGRYTYGFRLSHPGTYWYHSHFDTQRERALYGALIVEDPNEPLSYDQEWVVILDDWLDGITGTPQDVVEELSAGMDMSGDMEGMAGMAGMDHGSMSQDSSPGMPMKHMLTGAESDYLGGDAGDVKIPVHLFNGRPPSDPDTFSSTPGNRIRLRLINAAGDTAYRVGIPGQELTITHTDGFPVQPRQADAVVLGMGERLDVLITLGDQAVPVLALPEGKTGHAYGIIAAGPKTTLSGRLPQTLGGTVLDGSRLKAHESVLLPPKDPTRTHEVRLTGSMMEYDWGINGRRFDPANPFEGAFELRLDERVRVTMTNDTDMWHPMHLHGHTFQLADHGARKDTVIIKPRQTIVFDFEADNPGQWLTHCHNAYHAEAGMMGVFSYIH, via the coding sequence ATGACCTCCTCACTGACCACCCGCCGCACCTTCCTGGGCGCCTCCGTCGGGTCCCTGGCGCTGGCCGGGCTGGCCGCCTGCGCCGATCCCGCCACCAGCCCCCAACCGTCAGGGCGCATCCTGCCCACCGACCCGCTGGTCGCCGAGTACGAGAAACGACGCGCCGCCTCGGGCACCACCGTCACCCACCGGCTCTCCGCCGCACCCCTCGAGACCTCCCTCCAGGGTCGGGGCCTGACCACCTGGGGATACAACGACGGCCTCAACGGGCCGCTGCTGCGCGCCCAGACCGGGGACCTGCTCAAGGTCAGCGTCGCCAACGACCTGCCCGAGGACACGAGCGTGCACTGGCACGGGCTGGCCCTGCGCAACGACGCCGACGGAGTCCAGGGGGTGACCCAGGACCCCATCGCCGCCGGAGGACGCTATACGTACGGCTTCCGGCTGTCCCATCCGGGCACGTACTGGTACCACTCCCACTTCGACACCCAGCGCGAACGCGCCCTGTACGGGGCCCTGATCGTCGAGGACCCCAACGAGCCCCTCAGCTACGACCAGGAATGGGTCGTGATCCTGGACGACTGGCTCGACGGGATCACCGGAACACCGCAGGACGTCGTCGAGGAACTCTCCGCCGGGATGGACATGTCCGGCGACATGGAGGGCATGGCCGGCATGGCGGGCATGGACCACGGGTCCATGAGCCAGGACAGCTCCCCGGGCATGCCCATGAAGCACATGCTCACGGGTGCTGAGAGCGACTATCTGGGCGGGGACGCCGGCGACGTGAAGATCCCCGTGCACCTGTTCAACGGCCGCCCCCCATCCGACCCGGACACCTTCTCCAGCACCCCGGGCAACCGGATCCGCCTGCGCTTGATCAACGCGGCCGGAGACACCGCCTACCGGGTCGGGATCCCCGGCCAGGAACTGACCATCACCCACACCGACGGGTTCCCGGTCCAGCCCCGCCAGGCCGATGCCGTCGTTCTGGGGATGGGCGAACGCCTGGACGTGCTGATCACCCTCGGCGACCAGGCGGTGCCCGTACTGGCCCTGCCCGAGGGCAAGACCGGCCACGCCTACGGCATCATCGCAGCCGGTCCAAAGACCACGCTCTCCGGTCGGCTCCCGCAGACCCTGGGCGGAACCGTGCTCGATGGCAGCCGACTGAAGGCACACGAATCCGTCCTGCTCCCACCCAAGGACCCGACCAGGACCCACGAGGTACGCCTCACCGGATCGATGATGGAGTACGACTGGGGCATCAACGGGCGACGCTTCGACCCGGCCAACCCCTTCGAGGGCGCCTTCGAACTCCGGTTGGACGAACGCGTGCGGGTCACGATGACCAACGACACCGACATGTGGCACCCCATGCACCTGCACGGCCACACCTTCCAGCTGGCCGACCATGGCGCCCGCAAGGACACGGTCATCATCAAACCCCGGCAAACCATCGTCTTCGACTTCGAGGCGGACAACCCGGGCCAGTGGCTAACCCACTGCCACAACGCCTACCACGCCGAGGCCGGGATGATGGGCGTCTTCTCCTACATCCACTGA
- a CDS encoding F510_1955 family glycosylhydrolase, with protein sequence MTPLTRRTLIAGGLTLLGAGTLTACAAPNPATSPAAGTGTQGTGTAITHVHALTRDPESGEVLLATHQGLFRLQDGELTQVGPVVDFMGFTLTPEGRYLASGHPAPGTDLPEPLGLAESTDRGQSWTVLSRGGASDFHALAAGPNGVLGFDGQLRASTDGLTWQSLEIPVAPASLAISPQTGTVLATTETGMLRSTDHGATWTTLDTPQLMHLVAWADDTTAVGAGIEGHLLTSTDAGDTWTASDRPVGTATALGTGITDDGQTEALLVVGSTVLSTTDGGNTTESLL encoded by the coding sequence ATGACCCCCCTGACCCGCAGAACCCTGATCGCCGGCGGGCTGACCCTGCTCGGCGCTGGCACCCTCACCGCCTGCGCCGCGCCGAACCCCGCGACATCCCCGGCGGCCGGCACCGGCACGCAGGGCACCGGCACGGCCATCACCCACGTCCATGCCCTCACCCGGGACCCCGAGTCCGGTGAGGTGCTGCTGGCCACCCACCAGGGCCTGTTCCGGCTCCAGGACGGGGAGCTGACCCAGGTCGGTCCGGTCGTGGACTTCATGGGTTTCACCCTGACTCCCGAGGGCCGCTACCTGGCCTCGGGTCACCCCGCGCCGGGCACCGACCTGCCCGAGCCGCTGGGCCTGGCCGAGTCCACCGACCGGGGCCAGAGCTGGACGGTGCTCTCCCGCGGCGGCGCATCCGATTTCCACGCCCTGGCCGCCGGCCCGAACGGGGTCCTCGGCTTCGATGGGCAACTGCGCGCCAGCACCGACGGCCTCACCTGGCAGAGCCTTGAGATCCCCGTCGCCCCGGCATCGCTGGCGATCTCCCCCCAAACCGGGACCGTGCTGGCCACCACCGAAACCGGCATGTTGCGCTCGACCGACCACGGCGCGACCTGGACCACCCTGGACACCCCCCAGCTGATGCACCTGGTCGCCTGGGCCGATGACACCACCGCCGTGGGCGCCGGCATCGAGGGACACCTGCTGACCAGCACCGACGCCGGCGACACCTGGACCGCCAGCGACCGCCCGGTCGGCACGGCCACCGCCCTGGGAACGGGCATCACCGACGACGGGCAGACCGAAGCACTGCTGGTCGTCGGCTCGACCGTGCTGTCCACCACGGACGGCGGGAACACCACCGAATCGCTGCTGTGA
- a CDS encoding response regulator transcription factor: protein MNSGTGTGTGTDTGTGPAAGRVLVVDDEKPLARMVATYLERAGYEVALTHTGPAAVQAARVHEPDVMVLDLGLPGMDGIEVCRRVRAFSECYVLMLTARGDERHRLEGLAVGADDYITKPFSVRELVARVGAVMRRPRTTVSAPEPERVCGDLVIDLAAHGARVSGQVVQLTRTEFDLLAALSGRPHQAFSRRQLIDIVWDPAWVGDERLVDVHIKNLRRKLDADPARYIDTVRGVGYRMAEQ, encoded by the coding sequence ATGAACTCTGGCACTGGCACTGGCACTGGGACTGACACTGGGACTGGTCCGGCGGCCGGCCGGGTGTTGGTGGTCGATGACGAGAAGCCGCTGGCGCGCATGGTGGCCACCTACCTGGAGCGGGCCGGCTACGAGGTGGCCCTCACCCACACCGGCCCGGCCGCAGTGCAGGCCGCCCGGGTTCACGAGCCCGACGTGATGGTCCTGGACCTGGGCCTGCCCGGGATGGACGGGATCGAGGTGTGCCGGCGGGTGCGGGCCTTCTCCGAGTGCTATGTGCTGATGCTCACCGCCCGCGGCGATGAGCGCCACCGGTTGGAGGGATTGGCGGTGGGGGCCGATGACTACATCACCAAACCCTTCAGCGTCCGGGAGCTGGTCGCCCGGGTGGGGGCGGTCATGCGCCGGCCGCGCACAACGGTGTCAGCCCCCGAACCGGAACGGGTCTGCGGTGACTTGGTCATCGACCTGGCCGCCCACGGGGCCCGCGTGTCGGGCCAGGTGGTGCAACTAACGCGCACGGAGTTCGACCTGCTGGCCGCCTTGTCGGGGCGCCCGCACCAGGCCTTCTCCCGGCGCCAGCTGATCGATATCGTCTGGGACCCGGCCTGGGTGGGCGATGAACGGCTCGTGGACGTGCACATCAAGAACCTGCGCCGCAAGCTCGACGCGGACCCGGCCCGCTATATCGACACCGTCCGCGGGGTCGGCTACCGGATGGCGGAGCAATGA
- a CDS encoding sensor histidine kinase — MTGRRRYQGLAARFFLAQLLVVGASVLAAVVVASLAGPPLFHEHLEQAGAGHDAAQVLHVEQAYRDANFWTLAVALATALICCLALTWHVARRIQSPINALTQAVKAMAGGRYDTRVPAMGAGTEVEDLAGFFNTMAARLQRTEDTRRRMLSDLAHELRTPVSVLTVYHEALQDGVSHWDEPTGELMGEQLARLTRLVEDINDVSRAEEGRIELDRSPQGVSGLLHAATEAHKEAYATKGVALTMDADPGLAVDVDRQRMGQVLGNLLTNALRHTPAGGRVTLEARQSPSGVTLSVTDTGEGISPEHLPHVFERFYRGDTARDRDHGGSGVGLAISRALIQAHGGTLSATSTTAGATFTIDLPTKQPPDQPTYRRTRLSTVNTGAPPLE; from the coding sequence ATGACCGGCCGGCGGCGCTACCAAGGATTAGCGGCCCGGTTCTTCCTCGCCCAGCTGCTGGTGGTGGGGGCCAGCGTGCTGGCCGCGGTGGTGGTGGCCTCCCTGGCCGGCCCACCACTGTTCCACGAGCACCTGGAACAGGCCGGGGCCGGACACGATGCAGCCCAGGTGCTGCACGTGGAGCAGGCCTACCGGGACGCCAATTTCTGGACCCTGGCCGTGGCCCTGGCCACGGCCTTGATCTGTTGTCTGGCATTGACCTGGCATGTCGCCCGCCGGATCCAGAGTCCGATCAACGCCCTGACCCAGGCGGTCAAGGCCATGGCCGGTGGACGGTACGACACCCGCGTGCCGGCCATGGGCGCCGGCACCGAGGTGGAGGATCTGGCAGGGTTTTTCAACACCATGGCCGCACGGCTTCAGCGCACCGAGGACACCCGTCGACGGATGCTCTCGGACCTGGCCCACGAGCTGCGCACCCCCGTCTCCGTGCTGACCGTCTACCACGAGGCCCTGCAAGACGGGGTGTCCCACTGGGACGAGCCCACCGGTGAGCTGATGGGCGAGCAGCTGGCCCGGTTGACCCGGCTGGTGGAGGACATCAACGACGTCTCCCGCGCCGAGGAGGGCCGGATCGAACTGGACCGCAGCCCCCAAGGGGTCAGCGGGCTGCTGCATGCCGCGACCGAGGCCCACAAGGAGGCCTACGCCACCAAGGGCGTGGCCCTGACCATGGACGCCGATCCGGGCCTGGCCGTGGACGTGGACCGCCAGCGCATGGGCCAGGTCCTGGGCAACCTGCTCACCAACGCCCTGCGCCACACCCCGGCCGGGGGCCGGGTCACCCTCGAGGCCCGACAAAGCCCGTCCGGGGTCACGCTCAGCGTCACCGACACCGGGGAGGGGATCTCTCCCGAGCACCTGCCGCACGTCTTCGAACGCTTCTACCGCGGGGACACCGCCCGCGACCGTGACCACGGCGGCTCCGGGGTCGGCCTGGCCATCTCCCGAGCTCTCATCCAGGCCCACGGCGGCACCCTGAGCGCCACCTCCACCACGGCCGGGGCGACGTTCACCATCGACCTGCCCACCAAGCAGCCCCCCGACCAGCCCACCTACCGGCGCACCCGTTTATCCACCGTGAACACCGGCGCTCCACCCCTTGAATGA
- a CDS encoding heavy-metal-associated domain-containing protein: MTESARTPLPGATNGCSCCAPAADATAPAGRQSADPTGTSAGDATYQVEGMTCGHCVGSVTEAVSALDGVDDVRVELVAGGASPVTVTGPASADSVRTAIEAAGYRVRI, translated from the coding sequence ATGACCGAATCCGCCCGCACCCCGCTGCCGGGGGCCACCAACGGCTGCTCGTGCTGCGCCCCAGCCGCCGACGCCACCGCCCCCGCCGGGCGACAGAGTGCCGACCCAACCGGGACGAGCGCCGGCGACGCGACCTACCAGGTGGAGGGCATGACCTGCGGACACTGCGTGGGCTCCGTCACCGAGGCCGTGAGCGCCCTGGACGGGGTGGACGATGTCCGGGTCGAACTGGTCGCCGGCGGGGCCTCCCCCGTCACCGTGACCGGGCCCGCCTCCGCGGACTCCGTGCGGACGGCCATCGAAGCGGCCGGCTACCGCGTCCGGATCTAA
- a CDS encoding copper-translocating P-type ATPase, giving the protein MSTPHHHDHPTDQTAEHPDPNPHAGHANHTDHAAHHPADAATHGQAVPQGHAHSALDEEHQVHDHGKHAGHSTAMFKNRFWVSLVLSLPVVFFSHMVGQLLGYHVPEFPGSAWIAPVLGTVIYLYGGAPFLKGGLTEVRSRQPGMMLLIAMAITVAFVASWITSLGIGDLILDFWWELALLVTIMLLGHWMEMRALGAASSALDALAALLPEEAEKIVDGDTVTVPVGELAVGDTVLVRSGARVPADGTILEGAAEFDESMITGESRAVARTVGERVVAGTVATDNTVRVRIEAVGADTALAGIQRMVADAQESSSRAQALADRAAALLFWFALGAAIITAIVWTVIGQPTDAVTRTVTVLVIACPHALGLAIPLVIAISTERAAKAGLLIKDRMALEQMRTIDVVLFDKTGTLTEGAHAVTGVAAAPGISEAELLAYAAAAEADSEHPVARAIVTAATSHAEAARLGLRGTGFQAATGRGVTATVAGAEVLVGGPNMLRELTLDTPEALAADVRAWTDRGAGVLHVVRDGSVIGAVAVEDKIRPESRAAVAALHARGVKVAMITGDARQVAEAVARDLGIDEVFAEVLPQDKDTKVTELQARGLSVAMVGDGVNDAPALARAEVGIAIGAGTDVAMESAGVVLAGNDPRAVLSMIHLSKASYTKMIQNLVWATGYNVLAVPLAAGVLAPIGFVLSPAVGAILMSVSTIVVALNAQLLRRTDLDPEHLAPLERPRSQAALQPAAVS; this is encoded by the coding sequence ATGAGCACCCCGCACCACCACGATCACCCCACCGACCAGACCGCCGAACACCCAGACCCGAACCCCCACGCCGGCCACGCCAACCACACCGACCATGCCGCCCACCACCCCGCGGACGCGGCCACCCACGGGCAGGCCGTGCCCCAGGGCCACGCCCACTCGGCCCTGGACGAGGAGCACCAGGTCCATGACCACGGCAAGCACGCCGGGCATTCCACCGCGATGTTCAAGAACCGGTTCTGGGTCTCGCTGGTGCTGTCACTCCCGGTGGTGTTCTTCAGCCACATGGTCGGACAACTGCTGGGCTACCACGTCCCTGAGTTCCCCGGTTCGGCGTGGATCGCCCCGGTGCTGGGCACCGTGATCTACCTCTACGGCGGCGCCCCCTTCCTCAAGGGCGGACTCACCGAGGTGCGCTCCCGCCAGCCGGGGATGATGCTGCTGATCGCGATGGCCATCACCGTGGCCTTCGTCGCCTCCTGGATCACCTCCCTGGGCATCGGGGACCTGATACTGGACTTCTGGTGGGAACTGGCCCTGCTGGTGACCATCATGCTGCTCGGGCACTGGATGGAGATGCGCGCCCTCGGCGCGGCATCCTCCGCCCTGGACGCCCTGGCCGCGCTGCTGCCGGAGGAGGCCGAGAAGATCGTGGACGGAGACACCGTGACCGTGCCCGTCGGCGAGCTGGCGGTCGGGGACACCGTGTTGGTGCGCTCCGGGGCCCGCGTGCCGGCCGACGGGACCATCCTGGAAGGCGCCGCGGAGTTCGACGAGTCGATGATCACCGGCGAATCCCGGGCCGTGGCCCGCACCGTCGGGGAGCGGGTGGTGGCCGGGACCGTGGCCACCGACAACACCGTGCGGGTGCGCATCGAGGCCGTCGGCGCCGACACCGCTCTGGCCGGGATCCAGCGGATGGTCGCCGACGCCCAGGAGTCCTCCTCCCGGGCCCAGGCGTTGGCGGACCGGGCCGCCGCGTTGCTGTTCTGGTTCGCCCTGGGGGCGGCGATCATCACCGCGATCGTGTGGACCGTGATCGGTCAGCCCACCGATGCGGTCACCCGCACCGTGACCGTGCTGGTGATCGCCTGCCCGCACGCCCTGGGCCTGGCCATCCCGCTGGTGATCGCGATCTCCACCGAACGCGCCGCCAAGGCCGGGCTGCTGATCAAGGACCGGATGGCCCTGGAGCAGATGCGGACCATCGACGTGGTGCTCTTTGACAAGACCGGCACCCTGACCGAGGGCGCCCACGCCGTCACCGGTGTCGCCGCGGCGCCCGGCATTTCCGAGGCCGAGCTGTTGGCCTACGCCGCCGCGGCCGAGGCCGACAGCGAGCACCCGGTGGCCCGGGCCATCGTCACCGCCGCCACCAGTCATGCCGAGGCCGCCCGGTTGGGCCTGCGCGGCACCGGATTCCAGGCCGCCACCGGCCGCGGGGTCACGGCCACCGTGGCCGGGGCCGAGGTCCTCGTCGGCGGGCCGAACATGCTGCGCGAGCTCACCCTGGACACCCCCGAGGCACTGGCCGCCGATGTCCGGGCCTGGACGGATCGGGGGGCCGGGGTGCTGCATGTGGTCCGCGACGGGTCCGTTATCGGCGCGGTTGCCGTGGAGGACAAGATCCGCCCCGAGTCCCGGGCCGCCGTGGCCGCCCTGCACGCCCGGGGGGTCAAGGTCGCGATGATCACCGGCGACGCCCGCCAGGTCGCCGAGGCCGTGGCGCGGGATCTGGGCATCGACGAGGTCTTCGCCGAGGTCCTTCCCCAGGACAAGGACACCAAGGTCACCGAACTGCAGGCCCGGGGCCTGTCCGTGGCCATGGTCGGGGACGGCGTGAACGACGCCCCGGCCCTGGCCCGGGCCGAGGTCGGCATCGCCATCGGCGCCGGCACCGACGTGGCCATGGAATCGGCCGGCGTGGTGCTGGCCGGCAATGACCCCCGTGCCGTGCTATCCATGATCCACCTGTCCAAGGCCAGTTACACCAAGATGATCCAGAACCTGGTCTGGGCCACCGGATACAACGTGCTCGCCGTCCCGCTGGCCGCCGGCGTGCTGGCCCCGATCGGCTTCGTGCTCTCCCCCGCGGTGGGCGCGATCCTGATGTCCGTCTCCACCATCGTGGTGGCCCTCAACGCCCAGCTGCTGCGCCGCACCGACCTGGACCCGGAGCACCTGGCTCCTCTCGAGCGCCCCCGGTCGCAGGCTGCCCTTCAGCCGGCTGCGGTTTCCTGA
- a CDS encoding DUF305 domain-containing protein: protein MKRTMTLTALTLASALTLTACGTGAQDENAGAEASATATGSAPAATPAATDTATPSATESATSSATGSAEEVSAEHNDADVMFAQMMIPHHQQAVEMSEMLLAKDEIPAEVAEFAQKVIDAQGPEIERMNAMLTAWGEDPVDMGDMGGMEGMDHGGMSGMMSEEDMAALEQAQGTEAARLYLEQMTAHHQGAIEMAQDEVEGGQTPQAVALAEKVVADQQAEITEMEQMLQELPAT from the coding sequence ATGAAACGCACGATGACGCTGACCGCCCTGACCCTGGCCTCCGCCCTGACCTTGACCGCCTGCGGCACCGGGGCCCAGGACGAGAACGCCGGCGCTGAGGCCTCGGCCACCGCGACCGGCTCCGCCCCCGCCGCCACCCCTGCGGCCACGGACACCGCGACACCGTCCGCCACGGAATCGGCTACTAGCTCGGCCACCGGTTCGGCCGAGGAGGTCTCCGCCGAGCACAATGACGCGGACGTGATGTTCGCTCAGATGATGATCCCGCATCACCAGCAGGCGGTGGAGATGAGCGAGATGCTGCTGGCCAAGGATGAGATCCCGGCCGAGGTGGCCGAGTTCGCCCAGAAGGTCATCGACGCCCAGGGCCCGGAGATCGAGCGCATGAACGCCATGCTCACCGCCTGGGGTGAAGACCCCGTGGACATGGGAGACATGGGCGGTATGGAGGGCATGGACCACGGCGGGATGTCCGGGATGATGTCCGAGGAGGACATGGCCGCCCTGGAGCAGGCCCAGGGCACCGAGGCCGCCCGGTTGTACCTGGAGCAGATGACCGCCCACCACCAGGGCGCCATCGAGATGGCCCAGGACGAGGTCGAGGGCGGGCAGACCCCGCAGGCCGTGGCCCTGGCCGAAAAGGTCGTCGCGGACCAGCAGGCCGAGATCACCGAGATGGAACAGATGCTTCAGGAGCTGCCCGCGACCTGA
- a CDS encoding alpha/beta fold hydrolase, with amino-acid sequence MSTSPTDDDFDRLLNQARDTPADAPADAPTDPADGGPLEGTDPRADAGEPAQPTPLALIHGIGSNPIDWQDVVSRIGAGRPMAAPWVDGLKPTQKGGFDLQQCASAVLYNSDVMTWRAFDAVGQDIGGMVAATLAAEHPEKVRRLVLSGVFVQMPKMAVRMQKLALQAQPRNNLVAQGIDRGRTLAALDSLAGIDMRETLAAVQQPTLVLVGANDRAGSIMAKQVVELMPDARIEQVPGAGRRASIDAPEAFADAVIAFTA; translated from the coding sequence GTGAGCACCTCTCCGACTGACGACGACTTCGACCGCCTGCTCAACCAGGCGCGTGACACCCCCGCCGACGCGCCCGCCGACGCGCCCACCGACCCGGCGGACGGCGGCCCGCTGGAGGGCACCGACCCCCGGGCCGATGCGGGGGAGCCCGCCCAGCCCACGCCGCTGGCGCTGATCCACGGCATCGGGTCCAACCCCATCGACTGGCAGGACGTGGTGAGCCGCATCGGTGCCGGCCGCCCCATGGCCGCGCCGTGGGTGGACGGGCTCAAGCCCACCCAGAAGGGCGGTTTCGACCTGCAGCAGTGCGCCTCGGCAGTGCTCTACAACTCCGACGTCATGACCTGGCGCGCGTTCGATGCGGTGGGCCAGGACATCGGGGGCATGGTCGCCGCGACGCTGGCGGCCGAGCACCCCGAGAAGGTGCGGCGGCTGGTGCTGTCCGGCGTCTTCGTGCAGATGCCGAAGATGGCGGTGCGCATGCAGAAGCTCGCGCTCCAGGCACAGCCCCGCAACAACCTCGTGGCCCAGGGGATCGACCGGGGGCGCACCCTGGCGGCGCTGGACTCCTTGGCCGGGATCGACATGCGCGAGACGCTGGCCGCCGTGCAGCAGCCCACGCTGGTGCTCGTGGGGGCCAACGACCGGGCGGGGAGCATCATGGCCAAGCAGGTCGTCGAGCTGATGCCGGACGCCCGCATCGAGCAGGTCCCCGGGGCGGGCCGGCGTGCCAGCATCGACGCGCCGGAGGCGTTCGCGGACGCCGTGATCGCGTTCACCGCATGA
- the trhA gene encoding PAQR family membrane homeostasis protein TrhA, translating into MSGTTAPARSKDGSVHVTDERINTLSHLAATCFALLSAAVLITQAATTGDPWRIVGASIYSASLVTLFACSTLHHGLDLGERGDSVLRTLDYTAVFGLIAGTVTPLVLVQVRTPFGWAVLGAVWAIAIGGIVARSVRRDLPKEITNTLYIVLGWLPVALLAAGVTFEPGMVALLAAGGLVYSAGFVVFILERPNPWPGVLGFHEIWHVLVAIAAALHWFMVAVYVIPQ; encoded by the coding sequence ATGAGCGGGACGACCGCCCCGGCCCGCAGCAAGGACGGCAGCGTCCACGTCACCGACGAGCGGATCAACACCCTCTCGCACTTGGCGGCCACCTGCTTCGCGCTGCTCAGCGCCGCGGTGCTCATCACCCAGGCCGCCACGACCGGCGACCCCTGGCGGATCGTCGGGGCGAGCATCTACAGCGCCTCGCTGGTGACGCTCTTCGCCTGCAGCACGCTGCACCACGGGCTGGACCTGGGCGAGCGCGGCGACTCGGTGCTGCGGACCCTGGACTACACAGCCGTGTTCGGCCTCATCGCCGGCACGGTCACGCCGCTGGTGCTGGTGCAGGTGCGCACGCCCTTCGGCTGGGCGGTGCTCGGGGCGGTGTGGGCGATCGCCATCGGCGGCATCGTGGCCCGCTCGGTGCGACGGGACCTGCCCAAGGAGATCACCAACACCCTGTACATCGTGCTGGGGTGGCTGCCGGTGGCCCTGCTCGCCGCGGGCGTCACCTTCGAGCCGGGCATGGTCGCCCTGCTCGCGGCCGGGGGGCTGGTCTACTCCGCCGGGTTCGTGGTCTTCATCCTCGAGCGGCCCAACCCGTGGCCGGGGGTGCTGGGCTTCCACGAGATCTGGCACGTGCTGGTGGCGATCGCCGCCGCCCTGCACTGGTTCATGGTGGCCGTGTACGTCATCCCGCAGTGA
- a CDS encoding lytic transglycosylase domain-containing protein yields the protein MAKRRRTTRRNGLDPRAWIAIALVVALVIAYGVFTLNPANERVDDIPEQALEAYRGAAEGAEDFEHSCHHLDWRVLAGIGRVESKHAEGGELTDAGVADPPIYGPRLDGSGAGGNTTGISDTDGGEVDGDTEYDRAVGPMQFIPTTWEIHGKDGDGDGEADPQNIHDAALSAASLLCANQEIDLSDEDTLRRAIKRYNNSDAYVEKVLTWAERYGR from the coding sequence ATGGCGAAGCGCCGCCGCACCACCCGCAGGAACGGCTTGGACCCCCGCGCATGGATCGCGATCGCACTGGTTGTGGCACTCGTGATCGCCTACGGCGTGTTCACGCTCAACCCGGCCAACGAGCGGGTCGACGACATCCCGGAGCAGGCGCTGGAGGCCTACCGGGGTGCGGCCGAGGGTGCCGAGGACTTCGAGCACTCCTGCCACCACCTGGACTGGCGGGTGCTCGCCGGCATCGGACGGGTGGAGAGCAAGCACGCCGAGGGGGGCGAGCTCACCGACGCGGGCGTGGCCGACCCGCCCATCTACGGCCCGCGTCTGGACGGTTCCGGCGCCGGCGGCAACACCACCGGCATCAGCGACACCGACGGCGGCGAGGTCGACGGTGACACCGAGTACGACCGCGCGGTGGGGCCCATGCAGTTCATCCCCACCACCTGGGAGATCCACGGCAAGGACGGCGACGGCGACGGGGAGGCCGACCCGCAGAACATCCACGACGCCGCGCTGTCGGCCGCGAGCCTGCTGTGCGCCAACCAGGAGATCGACCTCTCCGACGAGGACACCCTGCGCCGCGCCATCAAGCGGTACAACAACTCCGACGCGTACGTGGAGAAGGTGCTCACCTGGGCGGAGCGCTACGGGCGCTGA